The genomic segment ACAAGAGTCTGTCAATTGCATTAGCATCAATCAGGCAAAAGGTGTCTTGTGAAGAACAAGCTCCTCTATGAACTGGGCAAAGCGGGATCCTTTCGTCCTTAAATGAGCTGCATGAGAAAAACTTGATCAACATGAAAGCTTTCCTGTACCTGTTTTTCTTGATCTTGGGTGGTTTTGAAAGAATGACTGATTGCTCCGACAGATTCTTGAGCCCAAAAGCTGACAACTTCTGAACTTCATCGCTGGATGTCTTCATGATCAGTTCAGTAAAGAGTGATGTGAAGTTGTAGTCTCTCACTAAAGATAGTACTCGATAATCATACAATGTAGTTGTAAATCTCACAAGCGTGCCCACAAGGCCTTCAAGATAAGTGCTTGCATATCTGCTTGCCCTTGTGCCTGTCCTTTGTATCGAAGtgatgctttcaatgatttttgGGACTGCGTTTTTATTGAGCAAAGCTAGGTTGAGTGTTATGTTTTGATGGGGAAGCTTAGCTAGGAAATTTGCTGATACCGCATGCTTCTCAGTGATAAGACCAACTTCGGTTGGATTTGCTATTAAGCTCTCTGGTTGGCCCTTGGTTTTGCATAGTCTGTCTGATAGAGTGTGCCCCATAAATGATGCGAGGATCATGAGCAGTTTGATTGATACAATCCCAAGTTCTTCATTCGGGTTGTTTATAAGCTCAGTCAGATTGTAACTAGCTTCCGTTCCTTTGACCACAGAAACAATGGTAGCAGATGCTTTGGGGAACTTCAAGAGGCATAACAGGATCCTGATGAGATTGATGCTGAAATCTTCTGGAGTCGAGTTTTTTATCCACAAGATGATGTTATGGATAATGTAATCTGAAGccattgtgtggccatggacaTTTACTTGGAGATTCTCCAGCTCTACTCCGGACTCAAATATATTTGCAAGTATTGCCGCAGCCTCATTCTTTGAGTTTACTGGTTCATCATGAATTGTTCTTGCAAACATCTCTTCAACCATGATTTGCACAATCCCTGCCTCCAAAAGTATTGCATGATCAGGTTGGTAGCAAGTAATTTGTCTCAAGGCTTTAAAGGCTGCACTTCTGCTGAGAGAACTGCCACCGCGTACCATGTTGATCAAAGCTGAAGAAGCCGTCTCAGTGATATAAACTTTGCTGTCTGGACCAGGACAATTTTCACCAAGGTAGCATGCCATCTCTATTTTCATCTCTACACTACCTGTTGGTTTAAACTTTGCACAGTTTAGTTCGCATGCGTAATGGATATTTTATGTCGTACAAAATAATGGCCGTGGCTCCCCTTAACAAGACTTGCACATAGCCACCAATTGATGGGAATTGGAGTTTGGGAAGAAAGGAGCTGGAAATTCAGTAGCTTCAGGCCAGAAAGATATGGATATTGTGGAGGCAGACAAAAAGAATCATGTCTAGCGCCCAATGAACATGGATAGTTGTGGCTAAGCCAGGTTTTATGTGTTGCAGAAACCAGGAGTATTGAATGACTTGATCTACTATAATATTGTATATTGATAATTGTTTCCCAACTTTGTTGCTTACGCTACCTAAACTCACGTATAGGGATACAGGTTGAAGAACATTTTAGTATCTTATATTAGTCTTCCTTTGTCAGATGATAATGTTTTTGGAAGTAAGATAGCAACGAATTCTCCAGAATATTTTGGATATTACCTTCTGTAAGATGGTTTAACAGTGGTCCCCAGTACCCGTTTTCTGCCATGAGTTTAATGTTATCTGGTGATTTTTCCAGATTCTTTAAGATTTCTTGAGCTGTTACTGAAGTGTATTCATCTGTGGATTGCCTGTACGTTGTTGTTATCAACATCAGGATGCCTCCAGAAATCTTGGCAATTTTGATACAGAAAAACTGGCATTTGGAAAGCTCAAGCAAAAGTGTGGCGGATGTATGCCTAATAGGCTGGTTATTACTTGAAAGCATCTTTATTAGCTTTGAAATATCAACCACCTTGGAAACAGTTTCCTGCACATAAAATAGCCGGCAAACACATTACTGCTACAATTTGTTTTGACAATGCACATAGTTCTTCTCGAACATTTTTTATCCTCCCCTCCAAAGTTCTTCAGACAATTGGATGGGTAACAGCATATTTGGTGGAATGGGAAATACAAGAGATTATTATGTTCTAATAACTATGTGCATGTAGGATAAAAATGCAAATCCTGTGCAAATAAAAGAATGAAGAGGAGTACTGGATAAAAGATGCTCTAACGTTTGGAGACAGCAATAGAACACTACCCTTAAAAGagttccttattttattttgagATCTAAAATTATATGGACCTTTTGAATCTACTCTATTGTCTTGAAAGAGTAAGCAACTGAACTTTGTCCTGATCTATCATTTCTTATTGCTAGGAGGATCAGATTTGTTTTTCCATTAAGTTAATTGAACTCTGGTTTTAATAAATGAGTAGAAGCATCATAGTAACACAAATTCACCCTGAAGCTACACAGACAAAATGATGGAAATATTCCAAGTTAAAGGAGAAGAGAAGATCACCTTGCCATCATCATCAACCTTGGCTAGTTGATTCAATAGCTGTACGGTTGCACATCTTACATCTCTACTTTTATAATCCAAAAAGTTGGCAAGCAATGGAATGATCCCTATACTCCGAATTTGCACGCTCTTGTACTGATTGCTTTGGCACATAGCATGCAGATCATCTAGTGCTTCAAGTATCATGTTCTCACTGCTTGCCAATGACAAAGCTGCCCGAGCAACCTTCATCCTTGCTGCGTCATTTCTTTCCTTCCATTCATCTATGGTTCCTTTCAAGGCAACATTAGGGTTCAAAGTTTTGCTTCGCAGCCTCTGCCCCGACTTTGGGCAGGAAATTTCCTCAGGGAtctcaaacttactaaaccacTCACTTATAGCTTTCCTTTCATATGTAACTCCGCTTTCTATGGTTACTGGATCATCCATGATCTTGTTTGTCAGAGGGCAAAAGAAAGTTTCATACAGAGGCTCCAGGTACTGAGCCATGTCTGGCAAGCGTACCAAAGATACACCACTCCAGCTGTCGCAGTTTGTGAGATTTCTGCTATTTGTTGTTCCAATGCTATTGTTCACAGAGAGATTGGATGTACTCATGGAATCTTCAATATCAATAGAATACAGATCTTTTTCACTTTCTATTGACTCCTTATTCGACATATCCTCCAAAGCCAGCTGTTCTCGTCTGTCAAGCTCTCCATGCTTTGAACCTTGATTTCCAGTAACTACAAATTTagcatttttcatttctttagaAAGAGAACTAGTGGCAATTTCTGTATagtttctttctccttttgttGATTGTGGTATCAAACTAAGGTCTTCCCCCATACTTTGAATGACATGTTCTAGCTCTTCCACAATAGTACTTACGCCTGCACTGTGAAATTTTTGTGCCAATTGTTGGCATTTGTTAGTGAGGTCTTTGGCCAAATCAATTCTTCTAGATAGAGACTTCAGTATCTCTATTGTGTTTGTTGGATTATTGCTATCCATTTTTAACTCCATTATGACAGCAGAAGCCCGATAAAGATAGGATCCAAAATGCATGAAAGCATCCTGTTCTATACCTATGCACACCACCGCTTCTATTATTTCTGAAATAGAAGCCAACAATGATTCAGCCACTTCAATGTGCACTTTTCCCCCCTCCTGAAGCTGGAAAAATATGGAATTGTTTTAGCTGGCTAATGCAACAATTATCTTCGACATTTAAGAACTAATGCATAGCAGAATCGTTTCTTGTTAAAGTCACAGGATTGTGCGTTTCGTGTTTTAGTATTGAACTCAAATAGCATATGAAATAGGACTCGAACTTAAAAATGCAGAAACATGTCATTTGAGGCAAGCATAAGTCCATTTATTCTGATTTTTCTACAGAAACATAAGGGGTTTACAATAGTTAGGGAATGAAAAGTATAATCAATCTAGTCTCTCCTTATCGTATTCTGTACAGCAGAAAGATCATTTGAGCTTTAGTTCTTAATCAAATAGACAAATTTAGTGAACATCAAGGGTAAGGGTTTTGTTAATGCTGAATTCAGGTACAGTAAGGACAGATTCAACTGAGATCTGCACTTGAGATTGACACTAGATGTTCAAGGAATTGATAGAAGGCATTGCATAGAGTACATTCATAATTAAGCTTCTTCCTCCCCCTCTTAAatcgaaaagaaagaaaaattgcatTACTGATAGAAACCTATCTACCCTTGCTTCAGTGTGCAAGCATAACAGAGTTCCTCTTGCTTAAGCTGCATGGAGAAGGATGGTCAGCTATTGTTAGCATTACACACCACTGTTGCCTGTTATTCAATTCCCTAACAGCTGGTTTGCACCTACTGTTTTCTAGAAAGGCTACAGCCTGCATAAACTGTACTTAAATCAGATTTATACCAACATCTACCAATATCTTTACTTATGATTTCTTTAATCAGATTGACCAGTTTGAGTCTCTGGTGAAATATAATGACTAAATTAGATGGGTACAAAATTCAAGCAATCAAAGACAAGCTGTTAGAAGTAGACCTGTAAGAACTTACAAGGAAGTCTATAATCTAATTCAAGTGTAGTAGAATTTTAACATCCAAAAGCTTATAAAGCCTGGAGAAATGGAAACCTTTCCACCAGTTCCATGATAGCAGTATCAAAGCATGTAAGGAAATTCGTTACCGACAAGGAATGATACATACCAACAGCCATTCTGAGCCATCTCCTGGCATGACCTTCCCACTCTGGCAGCGTGGAAGCTTGAGTTGCATGTTCTATCAAgtctttcttctctcttgttGAAGGGGGACTATACAATTGAATTATTACAAGTGTTATCATTGAACCGGTCAATGAATTCTTCTAGTATATGTCTACCGTCTTCTTACTGAAAGCGATCCAAAATAGAAGACTTTGTTTTACTAAGAATATAATTGTCATATTGCAATGCAGGGATCATGTAGTGTCAGATAGAGTTTGTTGTTAAAAGCTTTTTGAAAGATTTTGAGATAGGAAGGAAGTCATTGACTTCAGATGATTACTTGgttatataaaatttgagtAGTTGGTGTTTTTTTCTTCCAATGTCATTTCAATTTATTGACCTTATTGTTATTTGGTGAATGCAAATAAAGACGGTGAAATCAGAGGTGCATCTGTCGTACTTGGTCGCAGGAAAAAAAAGTAGATAGAAGTGAACAAGGGTAGTCAAATCAAATGACCTCTACTAAGGTTGTATGGCTTCTATTTCTCATGCAGAAATGTTCTCATCCCTAAATGTGCTTTCAGGATGATGTTTAACATACGTTGTAAGTAGACAAATTCAAC from the Coffea arabica cultivar ET-39 chromosome 11e, Coffea Arabica ET-39 HiFi, whole genome shotgun sequence genome contains:
- the LOC113716989 gene encoding putative U-box domain-containing protein 42, whose translation is MQLKLPRCQSGKVMPGDGSEWLLLQEGGKVHIEVAESLLASISEIIEAVVCIGIEQDAFMHFGSYLYRASAVIMELKMDSNNPTNTIEILKSLSRRIDLAKDLTNKCQQLAQKFHSAGVSTIVEELEHVIQSMGEDLSLIPQSTKGERNYTEIATSSLSKEMKNAKFVVTGNQGSKHGELDRREQLALEDMSNKESIESEKDLYSIDIEDSMSTSNLSVNNSIGTTNSRNLTNCDSWSGVSLVRLPDMAQYLEPLYETFFCPLTNKIMDDPVTIESGVTYERKAISEWFSKFEIPEEISCPKSGQRLRSKTLNPNVALKGTIDEWKERNDAARMKVARAALSLASSENMILEALDDLHAMCQSNQYKSVQIRSIGIIPLLANFLDYKSRDVRCATVQLLNQLAKVDDDGKETVSKVVDISKLIKMLSSNNQPIRHTSATLLLELSKCQFFCIKIAKISGGILMLITTTYRQSTDEYTSVTAQEILKNLEKSPDNIKLMAENGYWGPLLNHLTEGSVEMKIEMACYLGENCPGPDSKVYITETASSALINMVRGGSSLSRSAAFKALRQITCYQPDHAILLEAGIVQIMVEEMFARTIHDEPVNSKNEAAAILANIFESGVELENLQVNVHGHTMASDYIIHNIILWIKNSTPEDFSINLIRILLCLLKFPKASATIVSVVKGTEASYNLTELINNPNEELGIVSIKLLMILASFMGHTLSDRLCKTKGQPESLIANPTEVGLITEKHAVSANFLAKLPHQNITLNLALLNKNAVPKIIESITSIQRTGTRASRYASTYLEGLVGTLVRFTTTLYDYRVLSLVRDYNFTSLFTELIMKTSSDEVQKLSAFGLKNLSEQSVILSKPPKIKKNRYRKAFMLIKFFSCSSFKDERIPLCPVHRGACSSQDTFCLIDANAIDRLLSCLDHDNVEVVQAAVLALCTLLDDKVDVDKSVKILSDMHAIKHVLNIVKEHKEEGLLQKSFWMIDRFLLKGGIETISDISEDRLFPTTLISAFHHGDDRTREMAEKILRHFNKMPTISANFTM